A DNA window from Solanum lycopersicum chromosome 3, SLM_r2.1 contains the following coding sequences:
- the LOC101266406 gene encoding CRM-domain containing factor CFM3, chloroplastic/mitochondrial — MALSTAKFTQLTPQLFSSFSTPTDRPPFFLFLRRTITAGNTRTNIPRKDNRKPYRDSNSSSTPVKSNNSRSSTWLNKWPNTSSPVKHSSNSRTVESKTETRYFDENTRVGTTAIDRIVLRLRNLGLGSDDEGEGEDEEEGNLKLDSSSTMQVNGEEEKLGDLLKRDWVRPDMILEESDDEGDTYLPWERSVEEEAVEVQRGGKRTVRAPSLAELTIEDEELRRLRRIGMTLRERINVPKAGVTGAVLEKIHHSWRKNELVRLKFHEVLAHDMRTGHEIVERRTKGLVIWRAGSVMVVYRGSNYEGPSSRSQSVNEEDNALFVPDVSSDKSITKDNKSFNPVIENRNQVHPNRVQSMTEEESEFNRVLDGLGPRFEDWWGTGVLPVDADLLPQTIPGYKTPFRLLPTGMRSRLTNAEMTNLRKIAKSLPCHFALGRNRNHQGLAAAIVKLWEKSLVVKIAVKRGIQNTNNKLMSEELKMLTGGVLLLRNKYYIIFYRGKDFVPPTVAAVLAERQELTKQIQDVEEQTRSGPAKVAPLITDGQAVAGSLAEFYEAQARWGREISAEERERMLKEAAMAKMARVVKRLEHKFEISQTKKLKAEKILAKIVESWIPAGPSDDLETITEEERVMLRRVGLRMKSYLPLGIRGVFDGVIENMHLHWKHRELVKLISKEKVLAFVEETARLLEYESGGILVAIERVPKGYALIFYRGKNYRRPISLRPRNLLTKAKALKRRVALQRYEALSQHIGELETTIEQTKSKIVDFGDTSNLEVLDQFNHVSESLSEDEDSSLESGDDEDEDPEWENDDDSEYSSLEDDETG; from the exons ATGGCCTTGTCGACGGCGAAATTTACACAATTGACACCACAGTTGTTCTCTTCCTTCTCTACGCCTACTGATCGACCtccatttttccttttccttcgCCGCACTATCACCGCCGGTAACACCAGAACCAACATCCCCCGGAAGGATAATCGGAAACCTTACAGAGATTCAAATTCCAGTTCTACCCCTGTGAAATCAAACAACTCTCGCTCTTCTACTTGGCTAAACAAATGGCCCAATACATCTTCTCCAGTAAAGCATTCATCCAATTCCAGAACCGTCGAATCCAAAACGGAAACCAGATATTTTGACGAGAACACTAGAGTAGGGACTACAGCCATAGATAGGATTGTGCTTCGGTTGAGAAACTTAGGATTAGGTTCTGACGatgaaggagaaggagaagatgaagaagagggAAATTTGAAGTTGGATTCTAGTTCGACAATGCAGGTTAACGGTGAAGAAGAGAAGTTAGGAGATTTGTTGAAGAGGGATTGGGTTCGACCGGATATGATATTGGAAGAGAGTGATGATGAGGGAGATACATATTTGCCATGGGAACGAAGTGTGGAGGAAGAGGCGGTGGAGGTGCAGAGAGGAGGGAAGAGGACGGTAAGGGCACCGTCACTGGCTGAGCTAACCATTGAGGATGAGGAATTGAGGAGGCTGAGGAGAATAGGTATGACTTTGAGAGAAAGGATTAATGTACCTAAGGCTGGGGTTACAGGAGCAGTGTTGGAGAAGATTCATCATTCATGGAGGAAGAATGAGCTGGTAAGGCTCAAGTTTCATGAGGTTTTGGCTCATGATATGAGAACAGGCCACGAGATTGTAGAG CGTCGGACAAAAGGGCTTGTGATATGGAGGGCTGGGAGCGTTATGGTGGTGTATCGAGGAAGTAACTATGAGGGGCCTTCTTCAAGATCTCAATCTGTGAATGAGGAAGACAATGCTCTCTTTGTTCCAGATGTTTCATCTGACAAATCTATTACAAAAGACAACAAAAGCTTTAATCCAGTTATTGAAAATCGTAATCAAGTTCATCCTAATCGTGTTCAAAGCATGACTGAGGAGGAATCAGAATTCAATAGGGTATTAGATGGTTTAGGCCCACGTTTCGAGGATTGGTGGGGTACGGGAGTACTTCCTGTTGATGCTGATTTGCTTCCTCAGACAATTCCTGGCTATAAAACACCTTTCCGACTTCTTCCTACTGGAATGAGATCACGCCTAACAAATGCAGAAATGACTAATTTACGAAAAATTGCTAAATCACTTCCTTGTCATTTTGCTCTCG GGAGAAACAGAAATCATCAAGGGCTGGCTGCTGCTATAGTCAAGCTCTGGGAGAAAAGTTTAGTTGTGAAAATAGCAGTCAAACGTGGAATTCAGAACACAAACAACAAGCTGATGTCAGAGGAGTTAAAG ATGTTAACAGGGGGGGTCCTACTTCTGAGAAACAAATATTACATAATCTTTTATCGAGGAAAGGATTTTGTCCCACCTACTGTCGCGGCTGTTTTAGCCGAAAGGCAAGAGTTGACAAAACAGATCCAAGATGTTGAAGAGCAAACACGGAGTGGGCCTGCTAAAGTGGCACCATTGATCACAGATGGACAGGCCGTTGCCGGTTCTTTAGCAGAATTTTATGAGGCTCAGGCTCGGTGGGGGAGAGAAATATCTGCTGAAGAACGTGAAAGAATGTTAAAAGAAGCAGCAATGGCTAAGATGGCTAGAGTAGTCAAACGTCTTGAACATAAATTTGAGAtt TCCCAGACCAAGAAGcttaaagcagagaaaattttGGCTAAGATTGTGGAATCCTGGATTCCTGCTGGTCCTTCTGATGACCTGGAAACGATAACAGAGGAGGAGAGGGTCATGTTGCGCAGAGTTGGACTAAGAATGAAGTCATACCTGCCACTTG GTATTCGTGGTGTCTTTGACGGTGTTATTGAGAACATGCATCTGCATTGGAAACATAGAGAACTTGTTAAGttaatatcaaaagaaaaggTACTTGCTTTCGTTGAAGAAACAGCTAGACTTTTGGAATATGAAAGCGGTGGGATTTTAGTGGCAATAGAAAGAGTGCCAAAAGGTTATGCTCTTATTTTCTACCGTGGGAAGAACTATAGGCGGCCTATCAGCCTCAGGCCAAGGAACCTTCTGACAAAAGCAAAAGCACTAAAACGTAGAGTGGCACTGCAGCGTTATGAG GCTCTCAGTCAGCATATAGGCGAGCTGGAGACGACAATAGAGCAAACGAAAAGTAAAATT GTTGATTTTGGTGATACTAGCAATTTGGAGGTGCTTGATCAGTTCAATCATGTCTCGGAATCCCTA AGTGAAGATGAAGATTCATCTTTAGAGTCTGGTGATGACGAGGATGAAGATCCTGAATGGGAAAATGATGACGATTCAGAGTACTCCAGTCTTGAGGACGATGAAACAGGATAA